Proteins from a single region of Punica granatum isolate Tunisia-2019 chromosome 8, ASM765513v2, whole genome shotgun sequence:
- the LOC116188803 gene encoding protein PHLOEM PROTEIN 2-LIKE A8-like, with amino-acid sequence MAPKRERAPLETINQVFPSFKGPDTRQGFTDVLYHALVDAGVRVFRFDEEICKGEDIGEEKLRAIQESGVFVLIFFITYASSKWCLMEMSHDAAFPSLDFSSFSKSHLPLLHDFRSKLHLEEPFAPEVVKQWQMALREAGKIKGWELKDRGCSSSASEIRRTSQ; translated from the exons ATGGCTCCAAAGAGGGAGAGAGCACCATTAGAAACAATCAACCAGGTTTTCCCGAGCTTCAAAGGACCCGACACCCGTCAGGGGTTCACGGATGTCCTGTACCATGCCCTCGTAGATGCAGGAGTTCGCGTCTTCAGATTCGATGAGGAGATCTGCAAAGGCGAGGATATTGGTGAGGAAAAACTAAGAGCTATCCAGGAATCCGGGGTCTTCGTGCTGATCTTCTTCATAACCTATGCTTCAAGTAAGTGGTGCCTGATGGAAATGAGCCATGATGCAGCA TTCCCATCCCTTGATTTTTCCAGCTTCTCGAAGAGCCATTTGCCACTGCTTCACGACTTCAGGAGCAAACTTCATCTCGAGGAGCCATTTGCTCCTGAAGTCGTGAAGCAGTGGCAAATGGCTCTTCGAGAAGCTGGAAAAATCAAGGGATGGGAACTGAAGGATAGAGG TTGTTCCTCTTCTGCTTCTGAGATTCGCAGAACATCACAATGA
- the LOC116188802 gene encoding uncharacterized protein LOC116188802, which produces MGGIGKTTLVKDVFIKLSDQFDCRGFLADVRESSWQHKGIEHLQKQLLGSLGLGSGEITDVDDGIMRMRETPPRKKVLIVLDDVDHRKQIQNLAGDAMEEMKTEEALRLFSRHAFYKDSPPYDYLSLSEEAVASTQQLPLALEVIGSLLWEKSRKDWIDIIKRLKKLRDLGRKVITDENFQDVMSAADCGCPRMLQKCSSKMRTKKKSRSCVFAQAIAATADRFWLPYPCTRIPSPVVFATMFQKMDMNLRTDTPSRRKNFQTGNKLKALDLTGCKNLRKTPKFSRYRGLERLILAKCTNLVEIDPSIETSKIPKSIGMLVRLRCLSLIGCSGRKRLPESLADMKSLIKFDLLSLDIVELPRTIGGLAKLAYPSLEGCRELKKLP; this is translated from the exons ATGGGTGGGATTGGCAAAACTACTCTCGTCAAGGATGTTTTTATTAAGCTTAGTGATCAGTTTGATTGTCGTGGCTTCCTTGCTGATGTTCGAGAATCAAGCTGGCAGCATAAGGGTATTGAACATTTGCAGAAACAGTTGTTGGGCAGTCTTGGTCTCGGATCAGGGGAAATCACGGATGTGGATGATGGGATCATGAGGATGAGAGAAACTCCACCACGGAAGAAAGTTTTAATTGTTCTTGATGATGTAGATCACAGGAAGCAGATCCAGAATCTAGCAGGGGATGCTA TGGAGGAAATGAAAACTGAAGAAGCTCTTCGACTTTTCAGCAGGCATGCCTTTTATAAGGACTCCCCTCCTTATGACTACCTCAGTCTCTCAGAGGAGGCTGTTGCAAGCACGCAGCAACTTCCTTTGGCTTTGGAAGTCATAGGTTCGCTTCTTTGGGAGAAGAGCCGTAAAGATTGGATTGACATAATCAAAAGGTTGAAGAAA CTGCGGGACCTTGGAAGGAAGGTCATCACTGATGAGAATTTCCAGGACGTTATGAGTGCAGCAGACTGTGGATGCCCGAGGATGCTTCAGAAGTGCTCCAGCAAGATGAG GACAAAGAAAAAATCGAGATCCTGTGTATTTGCTCAGGCTATCGCGGCAACTGCTGATCGCTTCTGGCTGCCttacccttgcacccgaattcCAAGTCCGGTGGTATTCGCTACGATGTTTCAGAAGATGGACATGAACCTGCGGACGGATACACCTTCACGCAGAAAGAACTTTCAA ACGGGGAACAAATTGAAAGCTCTCGACCTTACAGGATGCAAGAACTTGAGAAAAACACCCAAGTTCTCTAGGTACCGCGGTCTAGAGAGGTTGATTCTTGCAAAATGCACGAACTTGGTTGAAATAGATCCATCaatcg AAACCAGCAAGATACCGAAGTCCATTGGTATGCTTGTGAGACTTCGGTGCCTATCATTGATCGGCTGTTCTGGAAGGAAGAGACTTCCAGAATCACTTGCTGATATGAAATCATTGATCAAGTTCGATCTTTTATCGTTAGACATTGTCGAATTACCCCGAACAATTGGAGGACTAGCGAAACTTGCGTACCCGTCTTTAGAGGGCTGTCGAGAGCTGAAGAAGCTTCCATAA